A DNA window from Halopelagius inordinatus contains the following coding sequences:
- a CDS encoding alpha/beta fold hydrolase, which produces MGRVRITDDVALYCQDLGDGPPVVLLHGGCMSHRVWESQVCALVESGFRVVTPDLRGHGESDKPVSSYTAAMFADDIASLCDALGVGPVALVGWSFGATVAAAFAEAHPDRLDRLALVSSSIFSDVARTASAGDRENDLPIEKMLANQRRNRPRGMERFVAGMFGGETDEWTHRWLWSIGMQTPMRVAIKTLENYVDPDADSLRAGLASLDVPSAVFHGARDNSATLAEAEFLATDVLRNGTFVPFEESGHVPFIEESARFDDRLVAFLEA; this is translated from the coding sequence GTGGGACGAGTTCGCATCACCGACGACGTAGCCTTGTACTGCCAGGACCTCGGCGACGGTCCGCCGGTCGTTCTCCTACACGGCGGGTGCATGAGCCACCGGGTCTGGGAGTCGCAGGTCTGCGCACTCGTCGAGTCGGGGTTCCGCGTCGTCACGCCGGACCTACGGGGGCACGGCGAGTCCGACAAGCCGGTCAGTTCCTACACCGCAGCGATGTTCGCCGACGACATCGCGTCTCTCTGCGACGCACTCGGTGTCGGACCCGTCGCTCTGGTCGGTTGGTCGTTCGGCGCGACGGTCGCCGCCGCGTTCGCTGAGGCCCACCCCGACCGATTGGACAGACTCGCACTCGTATCGAGCAGTATCTTCTCCGACGTCGCTCGGACCGCATCGGCGGGAGACAGAGAGAACGACCTCCCGATAGAGAAGATGCTGGCGAACCAACGGCGTAATCGACCGCGAGGGATGGAACGGTTCGTCGCCGGGATGTTCGGCGGGGAGACGGACGAGTGGACGCACCGGTGGCTCTGGTCCATCGGAATGCAGACCCCGATGCGAGTGGCCATCAAGACGCTCGAAAACTACGTCGACCCCGACGCGGACTCCCTGCGCGCCGGGTTAGCCTCGCTGGACGTCCCGAGCGCCGTCTTCCACGGTGCGCGCGATAACTCCGCGACGCTCGCCGAAGCCGAGTTCCTCGCCACGGACGTGCTGCGAAACGGAACGTTCGTCCCGTTCGAGGAGAGCGGTCACGTTCCGTTCATCGAGGAGTCGGCGCGGTTCGACGACCGGTTGGTGGCGTTTCTCGAAGCGTAA
- a CDS encoding cob(I)yrinic acid a,c-diamide adenosyltransferase produces the protein MTDTNDTDPDTVRRNTPGRGVRPDAASIEPSAPDDFGLVQAWWGDGKGKTTAAMGMGFRAAGHGYRVHMLQFMKGGADSVEAVRGEYNAIAAMPGFSYENLGHYGWAGMADGSDDEDHEKRVAAGFDRVTELVDAAGDADLTTPFELDAPPEDGVHMLVLDEVLYAVDMGLLDEASVLDLVREKPESLELVLTGSHTEPTYLLDAADLVTNVRKVKHPIDEGQRARKGTEY, from the coding sequence ATGACTGATACGAACGATACCGACCCAGACACCGTCCGACGAAACACGCCCGGCCGCGGCGTCCGACCCGACGCCGCGAGCATCGAACCGTCCGCGCCCGACGATTTCGGCCTCGTGCAAGCGTGGTGGGGCGACGGAAAGGGAAAGACCACCGCGGCGATGGGCATGGGCTTTCGCGCCGCCGGTCACGGCTACCGCGTCCACATGCTCCAGTTCATGAAAGGCGGCGCGGACTCCGTGGAGGCGGTCCGCGGCGAGTACAACGCCATCGCGGCGATGCCGGGGTTCTCCTACGAGAATCTCGGTCACTACGGGTGGGCCGGAATGGCCGACGGAAGCGACGACGAGGACCACGAAAAACGGGTGGCCGCCGGGTTCGACCGGGTGACCGAACTCGTCGACGCGGCGGGTGACGCCGACCTCACGACGCCGTTCGAACTCGACGCTCCGCCGGAGGACGGCGTCCACATGCTCGTCCTCGACGAAGTTCTGTACGCGGTCGATATGGGACTGCTCGACGAGGCGTCCGTCCTCGATTTGGTCCGAGAGAAACCCGAGAGCCTCGAACTCGTCCTCACGGGGAGCCACACCGAACCGACGTATCTCCTCGACGCCGCGGACCTCGTGACGAACGTTCGGAAGGTGAAACACCCTATCGACGAGGGACAACGGGCGCGCAAGGGGACCGAGTACTGA
- a CDS encoding cobyrinic acid a,c-diamide synthase — protein sequence MKGFVLAGTASGVGKTVATLAVCRALERAGHAVQPAKAGPDFIDPSHHAAVVGRPSRTLDPWLEGEDGMRRTYARGEGDVCVVEGMMGLYDGDTSTARIASLLDLPVVLVVDASAGMESVAATALGFREFAARTGANIDVAGVVASRAHGGRHADGIRDALTAELSYFGRIPPRDDLEIPERHLGLHPGDEAPLPTDAVDAAADGVRADELFELARRPGWLAESSDADLHSGSEAAGGGTTDSPRPTVAVARDAAFCFVYPSTMDRLRATANVATFAPTDGDPLPPCDGVYLPGGYPELHAETLSRSDALSTLADRAADGMPVLGECGGLMALGESLTTTEGERHEMAGVLPVDVRMRDRYQALDHVTLRATRDCLTAPSGGTLRGHEFHYSTADPASDATFAFEVERGTGIDGFDGLTEYDTLGTYAHVHAESGAFDRFVERL from the coding sequence ATGAAGGGGTTCGTCCTCGCGGGAACGGCCTCCGGCGTCGGAAAGACGGTCGCGACCCTCGCGGTGTGTCGCGCACTCGAACGCGCGGGCCACGCGGTCCAACCCGCGAAAGCCGGTCCGGACTTCATCGACCCCTCACACCACGCCGCCGTCGTCGGTCGACCCTCCCGAACGCTCGACCCGTGGCTCGAAGGCGAAGACGGGATGCGCCGGACGTACGCCCGAGGGGAGGGCGACGTCTGCGTCGTAGAGGGAATGATGGGCCTGTACGACGGCGACACGTCGACGGCGAGAATCGCGTCGCTGTTGGACCTCCCGGTCGTCCTCGTCGTCGACGCCAGCGCGGGGATGGAGAGCGTCGCCGCGACTGCGCTCGGGTTCCGCGAGTTCGCCGCCCGGACGGGCGCGAATATCGACGTCGCGGGCGTCGTCGCGTCTCGCGCGCACGGGGGGCGGCACGCCGACGGCATCCGCGACGCACTTACAGCGGAACTGTCGTACTTCGGCCGGATTCCGCCGCGCGACGACCTGGAAATCCCCGAACGCCACCTCGGACTACACCCCGGCGACGAGGCTCCGCTACCGACCGACGCGGTGGACGCGGCGGCCGACGGCGTCCGCGCCGACGAACTTTTCGAACTCGCGCGGCGTCCCGGGTGGCTGGCGGAGTCGTCGGACGCCGACCTCCACTCGGGTTCGGAGGCCGCGGGAGGCGGAACGACCGACTCGCCGCGTCCGACCGTCGCAGTCGCCCGCGACGCCGCCTTCTGTTTCGTCTACCCCTCCACGATGGACCGCCTGCGAGCGACGGCGAACGTCGCGACGTTTGCGCCGACCGACGGCGACCCGTTGCCTCCCTGCGACGGCGTCTACCTCCCCGGCGGCTACCCGGAACTGCACGCCGAGACGCTCTCGCGGTCCGACGCACTCTCGACGCTCGCAGACCGCGCGGCGGACGGGATGCCGGTCCTCGGCGAGTGCGGCGGACTGATGGCTCTCGGCGAGTCGCTGACGACCACGGAGGGAGAGCGTCACGAGATGGCCGGCGTCCTGCCCGTCGACGTTCGGATGCGCGACCGGTATCAGGCCCTCGACCACGTGACACTCCGGGCGACGCGCGACTGCTTGACCGCTCCGTCCGGAGGGACGCTTCGGGGTCACGAGTTCCACTACTCGACGGCCGACCCCGCGTCCGACGCGACGTTCGCGTTCGAAGTCGAACGCGGAACCGGCATCGACGGATTCGACGGACTCACGGAGTACGACACGCTCGGAACGTACGCACACGTTCACGCCGAGAGCGGGGCGTTCGACCGGTTCGTCGAACGACTCTGA